The DNA sequence TACCTTTCAGAAGACGTCTGAGTTGAATCTCAGACATGGCAGTGCTATCTTTGTTGGTTTGGCCTAATGAACTGCCACAGGTTTTGTGCATCTATgagattacaggcatttatcagattctcttatccagggtgactaACACAATGCAACTTTGACATAGTTATGCTGTTATACTGCAGGTTAAgtaaggttaagtaccttgctcaagggcagtgtacccaggaatcaaacctgcctTTTCCCATCAGGACAAACCGGCACTCACAGGTTGTCCTGTTTGCAGTCCCTGCTGTGCATTAAATGAGTGGGCAGCTGCACTAGAGTAATTGATGATCAGCTGGGATTGAAGCcagagggttgcaggtttgaatcctcATGTGGCATAATTGCATCTGCCTCCTTTTTTGTGCTATTTGGAGTTAAAtcaaaaagcacaaagaaaacaaagtaacaaagccaaaaaaaaatcagacttGAAATGAGTCAGAAGTTCTTCAATTATACTTTTGTTCACATGTGTACTTTAATTACAACAATTTAATTTGAACGCAGTGTGTTCATgtggtgcatttttaaattcccGTGTGTATTATGTAACTGTCTGTTGTGTGTTAGCAATGTCTTTAAGAGCAACATCTTAAAAAACCATTGGTGTGATTTTCTGTTTAGTTTAATGGCGCTGAGGGTGAGcgtggctgtgggtttgattGACCGCTTATGCTTGCTCGCACATCCCAAAGTGTTTTCTTTCCTGCGGCTCCCATCACTGAATGATGAACACAGACGCCCCCTTGTGGAAgttttgtgaaatgtacttTTACTGGACGAACAAGCACAGTATTTAGGCTTGTAATTTGGCACAAAAAAGTGGATTCTGTGTCGAAAAGCAGCCTGAAGTTAAAGAATGGAATGACAcattaaaaccttaaaaaattaGAGTGTGGAATCGCAGTTCATATACCACCAATATCAAACTCCCGTGAGAGGAAAAAGATGTACAGGtaattaaagttaaattaagGTGTAGACAGAAAAAATGTGAGATTGAGGGCGAAACTCAGGACAACAATCTGAGGAAGTCTTTCTGAGGTGGAAAAGGTTAAAAACactgtttgtgtacgtgtgtgctaACTCAACGTTTTCATTTCCCAGAAACCCTTGAGCACGGACGAGGCtctggactctctctctctcgggtttGAGAGCTCTCCGCCTCCCAGCACCCAGAAGAAGGAGCCGGTAAGTCACCAGAGAACAAGAACCTCcctacatcacttcctgtcaacAGTATAGTAAATAAAGTACTGCGTCAAATCAGTGCGGTCACAGCAAAATGGAATCTGCTGTTATACCATTAGCCAGCTCTGGGATGTACTTTGAGCATTTAATGCCCCTCTTAAACCAGTAGTGTGAGTTTAACTTTTAACAGAGTCATGAGTCTGTATGTTAAGGTATGCAGTAGCTCTGCCGCACCATGCAGGAGTCTGTGGCTGCTTTACTTCTCGTTTCTTACCACATCGttttctcctcctccgcctTGCGTGTGTAGAAAGTGGAGGACGTGTCCGCGATTGACGCCCTGTCCTCTGGGTTCTCCAACTTCGCCCCGCCTCCACCCTCCACACAGAAGGTAAACAgcaggagaaaaacagacagggaCTCAATCCACAATACAGCATGCCTGACAGCACTAGCTTATCTTTGTTTAGTAACAGCCTTGCACTCAACAATGTCTGCTACCACTACAATACGAACacttaacagatgctcttattcaggaTGATGTACTGGAGtgaagaacatcagtgttagtctcaggaatacaaaaattcTGTATCACCAAGAAGGTACTGGATGCCCTTTTAGAGATCAATAAGTTTAATGCTAACCTAGCAACAAATTGTATTGATACGAAGGAAAGCGCCACGAGACAGAGGACCTATCTTTACTTAGCTGTACCTGTAACATTAttccaaaaggaaatccaaagagagaaagaaacaaacaaaggaTATCTAAagagggtcaggggagccatggtggattctgaagaggtgagtctacAGTCTGTGTTGGACGATGGGCAGTGTTTCTGCTGTCCTGtctgcagtgggaagctcataCCACCACCggggggccagaacagacaagGAGACCTTGAAGTTCAGACACATGAGTGGGGTttggggaagaggagggggagatgTCCAGAGGTAGCAGAATGCAGAGGTCTGGTTAGTATGTAGGGTCTGACCATTTGAAGATAAAACGGAGCTGTCCCTTTACCTGCCTGATCGGCCAGCACCAAGGTTCTTGAATTTGATGTGAGTTCATTTAGGtcgccagtggagggagatgagaaggGGAGTGACACGACTGAGCCTGAGGAGGTTGTAGgtcagaggagcagcagcattctggaggagctgcagatgTCTGATGTTGGTGGCAAGGAGGCCAGCAaggagagttgcagtagtccagagaAGAGCTGACTAGTGTCTGGACTAAAACCTGGCTTGAGTTAGGTGGTGAGGATTCTCTGGATATTGCGCGAAAAGAATCTGATCACCCAACAAACGGCCATGATTTTCTCAGAGAGGGACAGCTTGTTGTCCAGTACCACTCACAGACGCCTAGCAGATGAAGAGGGTGACACTGTGGTACAATACAGGGTGAGGGAAAGCTCAAGCAGGGGAAAAGGACTTAGCTGTACTTGGAAGAAGATCATCTCAGTTTTAGCCAAGTGCAGCTTTAGGCAATGGCTTGTCATCTAGCTTGAGATGTCTGGTAGACAAGCTGAGATGCGTACCAACATGAATTGTATGAGGTAGGGGGGAGAGGAAAGAAACAGTTGTTTGTCATGACAAATGATAAGACAGGCCATGGGAGGATATGACAGAACCAAGAGACTTAGTATAGACAGTAGAGAAAGAGGACCAtggactgaacacacacacacacacattcacatacaacCTGGAAGTAGTGAGTGGGGAGAAAGGAGGCAAACCAGATCCCCAACATATTCAGGGAAGAGGTGGTGGTCAACCTCTTTCGAATGCTTCAGAGAAGTCGAGGCGGATTAgaaatgaggaagaggagagaggggttgAGTGGGAAGTGATGAGGAGAAAAAGGAGACAAGGTGGTAATGACGCGTCTGGATGGGGCTTGAATGTCAGACTGGGTGCAGAGCAGTTTCTCTTGATGGCCAGGCCCCAGCTGGTTTCATTCTCTGTGGATAGAGACTGACTGCAGCATGGCGAGGTCAATGGAGTGGAGCAGAGGGAAGAAGCCAGCTGACTGGGAGCTCTCCAGACGaatgttgaagtctcccagctgaaTCAATGAGCTAAGCAGGATCTCTAGCTCTTCATGAAAGTCAGCCAGCAGGGCCTGGTGGACAGTAGAGAGCCATATTAAACCGGTTGGTGGGGGTAGCAACAGCCCCAGCACGGAATTCAAATTAAGTGATACACAAGgccgaaagagagagagaagagaacatggccaggaagaggaagcaagcaGACCATATTGACCTTACTTGCCAGAGACGAAGTCTGAGGAGACGACCTCTTGGGCTGTCTGGGCTATGCTGCTTGTTTCAGTGGCAGAAAGAAACTGGAGGGAGGAGTAGGACGAGATGAAGCTGGCCTCTCGAGCTGCTGATCGGCAGTTCCATAGGTTCGCCTGCTCCTGTAAGGCTGTCGCAGGGGGACTGGGGTGGGTAGAGGGGTAGAGGAGGTTGGAGAGGTTTGGGTACTGCCCCCCGAAAAGATCCAGTGCTTCTGCTTATATGTGCTGCTTGAAATTGCAGGAATGTTACTGGAAGGATTCACTATGGGGATTCTCTAAGGGCCCCTCTACTGCtgtgttatctctctctctccctttatatatacactatctctctctctctttttctctctccctacccccttgctctttctccccccctttctctctctctctgtccttaaTCCATTCTCTTTTCCCTTCTCCAGAAAGTAGAGGAAAAGGTCACTGCAAGTGCTTCATCAGCAGGACCATTGAAGTCAGCAGCGCCACCTGCTGACAAGAAAGCCAAGTTAGAGAAGGTACTTCTTAAAAAACATTGAGCGCTAAATGAATTcagttgaatgaatgaaagtttCAGTGAATGCCAGTATCAGGTTTCTATGTCCTATGTCTAACGCTGTTCTTCCAGGCCCTTTATATACGCTTgctataattttaaaaaatatttgtaaatgtgtttgggTGGATTTTGGCATAATCTCCGAATAGTTTAGAGGTGACAGACATTACCACGTGGTTATTAGGGTTCTCAGGAACTGAAGGTGAACTGACCCATTGTAATCCCCATtcactccctcccacccccaccccaaatttGTTTTTCCCCAGGGTTGTGAGGACTTCTCTCTGAAGGGGGCTGTGGAGTCCCCCAAAGCCCCTGCTAACAAGAAGCCTGCAACGGATGGGGTGAGTTtgctactgtgatgtcacagttcacTGCCCCAACAACCAATTGCAGTCCTCTTTGGAGATATGACGTCAATTATCAACACTTGGAGCCTTGGAGTTGTGTTTTGGCCGAATAGGAAGAAACCAGGCCTGGCTCAGACACATACTTGAAATGCTTTAATTCGTTAGATGTTGGTTAAACTGCACCTGCAGGTTCCTGAGTATTTTTTCAACAAAGCATGTTGCTAACCAAAAACATACAATCACGCGAAGCGAAATTGGCCTGAGTAATGGTGAAAACCATGGTTCTTTTGAATTTTGTCAGTAATTAAAATGGGGTGTTTCTGGGGCGTTAAAGGGTTATGGAAGTTTAACTAATTAAATAacataaagtaaataaaataacccaGGTCTGGCGGGAGCACGAATGCAGATCAACTGTTATGATGCAAGAATACGGAGTATCTATAGAATgtagagtaaaaaaaattacactcttaaacttttttttctatttgaagAATACGTACCAGTGCATTTGCCTTTTAAACTGGGGGTCCAAAGCGATACAGATGTACAGGAAACTGACTGATTTGTGAGGGGCAGACATAAATACTCCACAGTGCCTTTGGCACATTGTATTCTGGGTCAGTCCTGTATTTACTAGGACTGTGAAGAAAAGGGCCTTTGTGTTTCTGGGTCTCACATCTCCCCCCTTCTGCCGTGACCCCGTGGTCAGTCCATGTCTCTGGACGCTCTGAGTGCTCTAGGGGACCTGCTGCCAGACGCCGAACCCGTACCGGAGCCCCCCAAAATCCGCCCCGAGGACATGGTCAAGGTACTGACACAGTGCATCAGCAAAATCAGTCCGCCTAGCTGTCCATTATGCACGTTTCAGAATATGTATTCAAACCTGGTCTGCACAATGCTtcaatgtgcgtgtgtgcgtgcgcgtgtgcatcACAGGTGGATGAGTTGAAGTCGGAGGAGGCCGTGAGagttggagagagggaggacaccCTTCCTCCAGACTACAGGTTCAAAGAGGAGGACCGGAAACATCTGCCCCCTCCCAAAATTGAGGTAAAAACACttacagactgacagacactcCCTTACACCCTCCCTCTTTACACACACGCCTGTGAAAGACCAAAATTATGGGTCACAGGCAAAACACAGGGGTCACAATTTTGTCTGTGGTCAAAATCTCTAAAATGTAATATCCCATCACTGGGTTGCCTTGACAACGCACACCATCCaggtttaatgttttttttaaatgtactttgcATCACTGTCCCCTGTcgcctcccccctcagccctCTCTGGATGCAGGGGAAGCTCTGGACATCCTGGCTGGAGGTTTTGATGCCCCTGCAGTCGCCCCCACTGTGCAGGCCCCATTACCCCCCTCCACAAAGGCCCCCAAACAGGTATAAGCACCCCTTTGCTGCAGAGACCCAGCACCCCAAATAGATTTTCACTTATCTGTTCATAAGCAGAAATAGCTCATTAAATTTCATATTGATTGTATTCTGATGTAGGCTATTCTACTCACGTCATGAAATAGCCCATTAAATGAAATCCAAATAGTGTCAAACCTAACTATGTTCTTACAGTAATTAACAGTGTATATTAAGAATATGCAACTTCATTTAAATTAACAGCTATTTAATGAACATTCTACCCCTCTCTACCCCACTCTGCTCCTCTCTACCCCATTCTACTTCTCTTGACCTCTCTGTCCTTCATTCTACCCCATCTACCCTTCAGCCCTCTAAGGGTACAGTAGATCATGTTGCCCCCCCCTCTGGAAAGGTATCCACATGTCATGCTGCTCCTCCGGGAGTTAAGATGCCCCCCGTAGAACCCGTCAAGAAGGTAAGAATCTGACCAGGTCAAGTATGGCTTGGGTCTGGCCAGGTCAATTatgtattcaaataaaaccCTTCTGCAGTTCAGTGCTTTCACACTTTAATATAATAAAGAATGTATTAATTAGAACTCTCTGATGTGTTCTTTGTACATTCCAGGCTTCTGGAATTTTTACAAAATTGTTTTCCTTAAAATTAAAAGCTGGTTGGTATTGTATGAATGTTACTGGAAGGATTCAGTAAGGAAATTCTTCAAGGGTCTCTGTCTTCCTTAAAATCAAGTGCTGCTTGAAATTGTAGCCATGTtatcctcactctctctctctctctctctctctctctcgcacacacacacacacacacacacactcctcagccTAAAGTGGACGACGTGGATTTTGTGCCCCGCCCCACAAAAGCCTCTGCTGTCCAGGCCCCAGTGCCCCCACCTACCCAGTCCCAAAATAAGGTAGGAGCCCCACCCGAACCATCACTGtacacccagcccccccccccccccccccagaaggtACGAGCCCCACCCTAACCTTCACTGtacacccagcccccccagaAGGTACAAGCCACACCCTAACCATCATTGTATACCCagcgccctccccccccagaaGCTACAAGCCCCACCCTAAAATTAAAAGCTGGTTGGAATTGTATGAATGTTACTGGAAGGATTCAGTAAGGGAATTCTTCAAAGGTCTCTGTCTTCCTTAAAATCAAGTGCTGCTTGAAATTGTAGCCATGTtatcctcactctctctctctctctctctctctctcgcacacacacacacacacacacacacacacacactcctcagccTAAAGTGGACGACGTGGATTTTGTGCCCCGCCCCACAAAAGCCTCTGCTGTCCAGGCCCCAGTGCCCCCACCTACCCAGTCCCAAAATAAGGTAGGAGCCCCACCCTAACCTTCACTGTacacccagcccccctccccccccccccccagaaggtACAAGCCCCACCCTAACCTTCATTGTATACCcagccgctcccccccccagaaGGGTATGAGCCTAACTTCACTATACAGACCCATTGTGTGATTAAATTGTGTCAATATAGCAgtatttacattaattttccagcaaaacaaacaTCTTCAGAGCTAGCTTGAAAGACAATTTGCTAGTTAGTTATTTATCTGTTTCTTAATTTTGCAAGAAGTTTTGTCAGCATGAACGTATTCATCATGTTATTCAAGCCAGCAAAGTAACTTCCAAAACAGATGTACACCAACTTCATAtacaaggaaaggaaaaaatcaCTTAGAGCAGGGATAATGTCATTCAAAATGGCTTTTCACAAAATTGACTTATTgtaatgtttgcattttcattataatatattgttgATCATGTAGGCATTATTAATCAACTActtcaaaatttgttttttcttaaatttttgtGCAAAATAGCTCACTTGTGATTTGGTTGGACAAAATGCCTTTGACTCTCATGCAAACCAGAATACTGCTTCCGCTGAATTATGTTGTGGTTCTGCACAGACAGAAAATTCACCAGCTCTGCTGTGTCAAAGTCCTCATCCTCTCTACTGCCTCGGTTCTCTCTTCCTGAATGTAGaaagcccctcccactgtggctgctggccccgcccccgcagcgCCCACAGCAGCTAATACGGATGAGGTGTGTACCGCTATATAATAACTCATCACTCACTCTTTTATCGAAAGTTTCACCATCAGTAGTAGTAATGCTCTTAATTTGTGTCTGTTCCTTTTGGGGTAAGTCAATTCGGCTCATAAAACTCAATTCTTTAATTGAAAAATTCATTATAGAATAcgatttttcagttaatttcctgatTTGACTTAATTGGTGATGTGTGAAAATcatgaagagagaaaaaaaatcatgtttatttgaaCTATACTTCTTGAATTTCATgtagaaatttaatttaaaagaactgaatgTTGGCTGTAGAACTGCCTTTGCGCAGTGTGTTCTGGGTCAGTCCTGTATTTATTGTGTCTGTGAAGAAAAGGGCCTTTGTGTTTCTGGGTCTCACATCTCCCCCCTCCTGCCGTGACCCCGTGGTCAGTCCATGTCTCTGGACGCTCTGAGTGCTCTAGGGGACCTGCTGCCAGACGCCGAACCCGTACCGGAGCCCCCCAAAATCCGCCCCGAGGACATGGTCAAGGTACTGACACAGCCTAGTGCATCAGGGTGACTGATCCACTGCTTCCACCCTGTGAAGGAGAGACTGCTTTTCTGTTGAATGTCCAGGATTGGTTAGGATGtcatttgtttctttctgtAAATCTTTAAAGAGATTATTTTTATCAGTGGAAACCTTGCATGTAAGATTGCATTGTTTTCCAGTCGAAACCATATATAGTTGCTCACCATTAGTGTTCACTGCTAGACATTGTCAAGGTCAAGCATCAGACCTGTGGGTTCGTAACAACCATTTTGAGAACCAAATGACCTTCctgctttttaaatatgaagGAATATTACCTTAAACTCACAACTGTCCTCTCGATTTCTGTGTCTGGGAGATCTCGGTTGGCATAGTAATGAGggttttgtctttgtctttcatGAATCAAGCAGGATCAAGAAAGTCGATGCgttcactgaacatttttaaacaccGTGTTAAGAACCCGGAGCCGAACATCTGTATTAAATTGAATGTCTGTGGTTTGAGTCTTGGCAAGAACTTGACTCCATTTTACCCAGGTctgcacaaaatggctgaatatctgtttgtgtgtgtgtgtgtgtgtgtgtgtgtgtgcgcgcgtgtgtgttcatgtgtgcgtacgtgtgtctgtgtgtacgtacgtgcgtgcgtgtgtgtgtgtgtgtatgcacgtgtgcgcgtgtgcgtgtgcatcacAGGTGGATAAGTTGACGTCGGAGGAGGCCGTGAGagttggagagagggaggacaccCTTCCTCCAGACTACAGGTTCAAAGAGGAGGACCGGAAACATCTGCCCCCTCCCAAAATTGAGGTAAAAACACttacagactgacagacactcCCTTACACCCTCCCTCTTTACACACACGCCTGTGAAAGACCAAAATGATGACACATCATCACAGGCAAAACACAGGGGTCACAATTTTGTCTGTGGTCAAAATCTCTAAAATGTAATATCCCATCACTGGGTTGCCTTGACAACGCACACCATCCAGGTTTAATATTTACTTTGCATTACTGtctcctgtcccctcccccctcagccctCTCTGGATGCAGGGGAAGCTCTGGACATCCTGGCTGGAGGTTTTGATGCCCCTGCAGTCGCCCCCACTGTGCAGGCCCCACTACCCCCCTCCACAAAGGCCCCCAAACAGGTATAAGCACCCCTTTGCTGCAGAGACCCAGTACCCAAATAGATTTTCACTTATCTGTTCATAAACAGAAATAGCTCATTAAATTTCATATTGATTGTATTCTGATGTAGGTTATTCTACTCACGTCATGAAATAGCCCATTAAATGAAATCCAAATAGTGTCAAACCTAACTATGTTCTTACAGTAATTAACAGTGTATATTAAGAATATGCAACTTCATTTAAATTAACAGCTATTTAATGAACATTCTACCCCTCTCTACCCCACTCTACCCCTCTCTACCCCACTCTGCTCCTCTCTACCCCATTCTACTTCTCTTGACCTCTCTGTCCTTCATTCTACCCCATCTACCCTTCAGCCCTCTAAGGGTACAGTAGATCATGTTGCCCCCCCCTCTGGAAAGGTATCCACATGCTATGCTTCTCCTCCGGGGGTTAAGATGCCCCCCGTAAAACCCGTCAAGAAGGTAAGAGCCCCCCCCCTCGGTATAAGGTCTTGGCTCAGGTCTGACCAGGTCATGCatgtattcaaataaaaccCTTCAGCAGTTCAGTGCTGTCAGTAATCTTCTCTCACTTtaatataataacattttttatattcatttgaaCTCCCTGATGTGTTCTTTGTACATTCCAGGCGTCTGGAATTTTTACAAAATTGTTTTCCTTAAAATTAAGAGCTGGATGGTTGGAATTGTATGAATGTTATTGGGTAACATTCTTCAAGGGTCTCTGTGCTGCTATGTCACCAAATTTGAGCCtcaccgtcctctctctctcagcctgtcTCTCAGCCTGACTCTGACTTTTCCCTGGACGCACTGGTGGATGATGTCGTCACCCCCACAGCCGCCTCCGCTGTCCAAGGCGCTCCTCAGGTGCGGACACCCTAACCAGAATCTCCATGGCGATGGGTCTATGTACCGTTCCAGGAGATTGTTCCAAGTATTTTCCAGCTAGTTTATTACCCTCAGCTATAACCTGATCAATCTGGtttttgccccttttttgtcattctgttactatgtaaagtgtctttgtgacagtgttctGTAAACTCCATACAAATTCAATTGGATTTGATTTGAATATCCCAATATGCATCACAATAATGTGCATGCGCATACAGATTTATGGTCTGCATATACATATctacgtgtgcatgcatgtgtgcgtgcgtgcgtgagagagtgtgtgtgtttgtgcgtgcctgtgtgcgtgcgtgagagagtgtgtgtgtttgtgcgtgcctgtgttgGTGTAAGAATTAAGAGCCAGAATAGCATCACTGGGCACTCTTTAATGTGTACATGTTGATTTTGAATTTGTCTCCAGTTGTCAGATGCTTCAGATGCTATGGATGCCCTTTCAGACACCCTGAAGGACATCGCCCCTGCTCCAGCACCTGCCCCCGTCCCTGTCAAAGATGTTGTCAAGGTGTCCCTCTGAtttgagccacacacacacaaataatgaaTCTGTTTAATCAATAATATTATGAATCCATTTTCCCCATTGTTTGGCAAATGCTCTTTGTATTGTGCTTTTGCATCAgggctataataataataattattgttgttgttattgtcactgttattataacaataataatatcaataaaatgTGGACAGAGCTTTCCAATGCCATCTGCGCCCATTCAAGGAACCAACCTCTAACCCAGGGTTACTGACCCTCTCCCTCATCGTGTGTGCTGTTCTATCCATTTCAGGAGAAGAAAGTAGTGGAAGAGAAAGTCATAAAGATGGGCGAGAGAGACGACACCCTCCCACCCGAATTTCAGCTCACGGAGAAGGAGCGCAAGGTACTGAGAAACACGAGGGGTTAtcttactcccccccccccccccccccgagtacTTAATAAATTAATGACGTGGTACAGACCATGGCTCCACTGCAATTGATTTACCACTTGCTGTATATACATGAGTAATACATCTAAAAGAATCGGTCGCACTAAGTGTGCATCTGGTTGCGTATTAGTCCCAGAGTACTTGgacaataaatgaatgaagtgGTACACTCGATGGCACCAGTGCAATTGAATAcatatatagcctgcatgaatAATACATATGCTGAATCAATAGAATATGAATACGAATTTGTTGCCGTTGTCTCACTTGCATCTTTTTagctcagtttttttaatgtcccaGTTTAATCAGAAAGGTTGCAAGCATTAAtgtggctttgtttttgttttcaggaaatggagaaggagaaggccaAGGCCAAGGCAGACGTTAGACCCAAGAAGGTTTGacataaaaataacttttattgaCCATTCAGGGAGTTAAATGGAATATTTCTCACTTTCCTTTGTGTCTACTCTTCCACGTTTGGACATGGGCCTCAGTTGCTCCTCTCCTTGTCCCTGCAGAAGTCCATTGACGATGATGCGGCCCTTGATCTTCTGTCTGGTGACTTCTCAACACCGGCTGCTCCGGCTGCTGTGGCTGCGTCAGCTGCTCCAAAGACGCAGTCGGCTGCCTGCCCTGCAGAGACTATGCCCGGCGAGAAGGTTCTGTGCCTGCAAACTGCAGCTCTTCTTATTTACAACCTTAAAAGCGTCTGAAGCTCTTTttatcataacattttaaaaaatacctgACAAGCAGGAAAGAACCTTAATGAGGAATGTTTGGTATACACTACATGGCGAAAAGTATGGGGACACCTGACATCTcttccaaaatgatgggcattaatgtggagCTGGTCCAtgctttgctgctataacaacctccactcttctgggaaggctttatgctagatgttagagcattgctgcattcagtcagaagagcattagtgaggttgggcactgattgagcgattaggcctggctcgcagttgttGGCTTTGccgttgatcccaaaggtgttggtcagggctctgtgcaggccagtcaagtccttccacaccgttctcaaccaaaccatttctat is a window from the Anguilla anguilla isolate fAngAng1 chromosome 14, fAngAng1.pri, whole genome shotgun sequence genome containing:
- the cast gene encoding calpastatin isoform X9, giving the protein MESQQKQPTSAPVGLASTGKPAEFEKAATSPAAAAAKPAATTAAAGAAAAATAAVKQVTPGAATAPKESPKQAKAPASPSKAKPFNAAAGAAVQATSPKETPKESPKTTPIASSKWEPAKTEPAKLAVGADKAAKPADNQGKPQDVKPKESPKSSPISPTKGKPVKGEPAAAAEAAAKKGKPEEVTPKETTKPKPSSLSKVEPSKPVAGAADVLKGKPKPGKPQEGSKIQVEVVPIPVTKSADKPVVDPFDALADSLPSEAPAPTAPVYTGPEVTEHGVTSEKGILCGEDERTLPPGYRFEDMGKNIPADLPEVKPTKPLSTDEALDSLSLGFESSPPPSTQKKEPKVEDVSAIDALSSGFSNFAPPPPSTQKEIQREKETNKGYLKRVRGAMVDSEEKVEEKVTASASSAGPLKSAAPPADKKAKLEKGCEDFSLKGAVESPKAPANKKPATDGSMSLDALSALGDLLPDAEPVPEPPKIRPEDMVKVDELKSEEAVRVGEREDTLPPDYRFKEEDRKHLPPPKIEPSLDAGEALDILAGGFDAPAVAPTVQAPLPPSTKAPKQPSKGTVDHVAPPSGKVSTCHAAPPGVKMPPVEPVKKPKVDDVDFVPRPTKASAVQAPVPPPTQSQNKPKVDDVDFVPRPTKASAVQAPVPPPTQSQNKKAPPTVAAGPAPAAPTAANTDESMSLDALSALGDLLPDAEPVPEPPKIRPEDMVKVDKLTSEEAVRVGEREDTLPPDYRFKEEDRKHLPPPKIEPSLDAGEALDILAGGFDAPAVAPTVQAPLPPSTKAPKQPSKGTVDHVAPPSGKVSTCYASPPGVKMPPVKPVKKPVSQPDSDFSLDALVDDVVTPTAASAVQGAPQLSDASDAMDALSDTLKDIAPAPAPAPVPVKDVVKEKKVVEEKVIKMGERDDTLPPEFQLTEKERKEMEKEKAKAKADVRPKKKSIDDDAALDLLSGDFSTPAAPAAVAASAAPKTQSAACPAETMPGEKGPVLDALSSTLLPDTPGFRPKQSPVGEKPKQSPVGDKPKQSPVGDKPKAKSGKSKSRSKKQAVADTSAIDELSGQLGSDVVSTSPAKKSSKS
- the cast gene encoding calpastatin isoform X4; this translates as MPHNKKKKHSRHGKPKGAAQAAKAAQAAPAGVAASEGPAPDGGAEGVEVGPRSPTAAPEATSQQKQPTSAPVGLASTGKPAEFEKAATSPAAAAAKPAATTAAAGAAAAATAAVKQVTPGAATAPKESPKQAKAPASPSKAKPFNAAAGAAVQATSPKETPKESPKTTPIASSKWEPAKTEPAKLAVGADKAAKPADNQGKPQDVKPKESPKSSPISPTKGKPVKGEPAAAAEAAAKKGKPEEVTPKETTKPKPSSLSKVEPSKPVAGAADVLKGKPKPGKPQEGSKKPVVDPFDALADSLPSEAPAPTAPVYTGPEVTEHGVTSEKGILCGEDERTLPPGYRFEDMGKNIPADLPEVKPTKPLSTDEALDSLSLGFESSPPPSTQKKEPKVEDVSAIDALSSGFSNFAPPPPSTQKEIQREKETNKGYLKRVRGAMVDSEEKVEEKVTASASSAGPLKSAAPPADKKAKLEKGCEDFSLKGAVESPKAPANKKPATDGSMSLDALSALGDLLPDAEPVPEPPKIRPEDMVKVDELKSEEAVRVGEREDTLPPDYRFKEEDRKHLPPPKIEPSLDAGEALDILAGGFDAPAVAPTVQAPLPPSTKAPKQPSKGTVDHVAPPSGKVSTCHAAPPGVKMPPVEPVKKPKVDDVDFVPRPTKASAVQAPVPPPTQSQNKPKVDDVDFVPRPTKASAVQAPVPPPTQSQNKKAPPTVAAGPAPAAPTAANTDESMSLDALSALGDLLPDAEPVPEPPKIRPEDMVKVDKLTSEEAVRVGEREDTLPPDYRFKEEDRKHLPPPKIEPSLDAGEALDILAGGFDAPAVAPTVQAPLPPSTKAPKQPSKGTVDHVAPPSGKVSTCYASPPGVKMPPVKPVKKPVSQPDSDFSLDALVDDVVTPTAASAVQGAPQLSDASDAMDALSDTLKDIAPAPAPAPVPVKDVVKEKKVVEEKVIKMGERDDTLPPEFQLTEKERKEMEKEKAKAKADVRPKKKSIDDDAALDLLSGDFSTPAAPAAVAASAAPKTQSAACPAETMPGEKGPVLDALSSTLLPDTPGFRPKQSPVGEKPKQSPVGDKPKQSPVGDKPKAKSGKSKSRSKKQAVADTSAIDELSGQLGSDVVSTSPAKKSSKS